In Rothia mucilaginosa, one genomic interval encodes:
- the rplS gene encoding 50S ribosomal protein L19 produces MQTLDFLDKKSLRDDIPAFGPGDTLNVHVKIVEGKNHRIQVFKGFVVGRQGAGVRETFTVRKVSFGVGVERTFPVHSPSIEKIEVVTRGDVRRAKLYYMRDRHGKAARIREKREF; encoded by the coding sequence ATGCAGACTCTTGACTTCCTCGACAAGAAGTCCCTCCGTGACGACATCCCCGCATTCGGCCCCGGTGACACCCTGAACGTTCACGTTAAGATCGTTGAAGGTAAGAACCACCGTATCCAGGTCTTCAAGGGCTTCGTCGTTGGCCGCCAGGGTGCAGGCGTTCGCGAGACCTTCACCGTCCGCAAGGTTTCCTTCGGCGTTGGTGTTGAGCGTACCTTCCCCGTTCACTCTCCCTCCATCGAGAAGATCGAGGTTGTGACCCGCGGTGACGTCCGTCGTGCAAAGCTGTACTACATGCGCGACCGCCACGGTAAGGCTGCTCGTATCCGCGAGAAGCGCGAGTTCTAA
- a CDS encoding single-stranded DNA-binding protein, with product MSDTILIRGFTASDPALSTLPNGVPVVNFRLASTPRWQDATGTWKEGTTNWYTVKAYRRLAQNIATSIEKGQPLVVSGRQRISRWNREDGTQGTTVEVDALGIGHDLNYGTSTFARTVEKRTVNEGAMQGAPQQNATQQDTPQYASAQEAPQYAPQYAPPHAPQQNAEAPGVTAQGAPAQNGGAQSDEPPF from the coding sequence ATGAGCGACACCATCCTGATCCGCGGATTCACCGCCTCCGACCCGGCACTGAGCACCCTGCCCAACGGGGTGCCCGTCGTGAACTTTCGCCTCGCCAGCACCCCGCGCTGGCAGGACGCCACCGGCACCTGGAAGGAAGGCACCACCAACTGGTACACCGTGAAAGCCTACCGCCGCCTCGCGCAGAACATCGCCACCTCCATTGAGAAGGGGCAGCCGCTGGTCGTGAGCGGCCGCCAGCGCATTAGCCGCTGGAACCGCGAAGACGGCACGCAGGGCACCACGGTAGAAGTGGATGCCCTGGGCATCGGTCACGACCTGAACTACGGTACGAGCACCTTCGCCCGCACCGTGGAAAAGCGCACGGTCAACGAGGGTGCCATGCAGGGGGCGCCGCAGCAGAACGCAACGCAGCAGGACACGCCGCAGTATGCGTCTGCTCAGGAGGCGCCTCAGTACGCGCCGCAGTATGCCCCGCCGCACGCACCTCAGCAGAACGCGGAGGCGCCGGGCGTGACCGCGCAGGGCGCTCCAGCACAGAACGGGGGAGCGCAGAGTGACGAACCCCCCTTCTAA
- a CDS encoding HNH endonuclease family protein produces MSKKPANNNLPSLQELQQLQRNLPKLPDSMDPQKKRLIYGLLAVLAVIVLIIGLVYVSKNGVDGLLGSDKSTSATDDEETNVQTETLAEVKNPYKAVDPATALAPDLATAKSELASLQVKERASKNGYSRDQFGPAWDDVDGNKCNTRDDILRRDLTNVRFKVRTHACTVISGTLNDPYTGKTIEFKRGKKTSSAVQIDHVVALSNAWQTGAQDLTAEQRRQLANDPENLLAADGPANQQKSDADAADWLPSNTAYRCTYVARQVHVKAKYKLWVTSDEKKVMERVLNSCKDTNPTKNKK; encoded by the coding sequence GTGAGCAAAAAGCCTGCGAACAACAACCTGCCTTCTTTGCAGGAACTTCAGCAGCTGCAACGCAACCTGCCCAAGCTGCCCGATTCGATGGACCCGCAGAAGAAGCGCCTCATTTACGGCCTGCTCGCCGTGCTTGCCGTCATTGTGCTGATTATTGGCCTGGTCTACGTGAGCAAGAACGGCGTGGACGGCCTGCTCGGCTCCGATAAGAGCACCTCCGCCACCGATGACGAAGAGACCAACGTTCAGACGGAAACCCTCGCCGAGGTCAAGAACCCGTACAAAGCGGTTGATCCCGCGACCGCGCTCGCACCGGATCTGGCGACCGCGAAGAGCGAGCTGGCGTCCCTGCAGGTGAAGGAACGCGCCTCGAAGAATGGCTACTCTCGTGATCAGTTCGGCCCCGCCTGGGATGACGTTGACGGCAACAAGTGCAACACTCGCGACGACATTCTGCGCCGCGACCTGACCAATGTTCGTTTCAAGGTCAGGACCCACGCATGCACCGTAATCAGCGGCACCCTGAATGACCCGTACACCGGCAAGACCATCGAGTTCAAGCGCGGCAAGAAGACCTCCTCGGCAGTGCAGATTGACCACGTGGTGGCCCTTTCGAACGCATGGCAGACCGGCGCGCAGGATCTGACCGCAGAGCAGCGCCGCCAGCTGGCGAACGACCCGGAGAACCTGCTGGCTGCAGATGGCCCGGCAAACCAGCAGAAGTCCGATGCGGACGCCGCCGACTGGCTGCCGAGCAACACCGCCTACCGCTGCACCTACGTGGCACGCCAGGTGCACGTGAAGGCGAAGTACAAGCTGTGGGTGACCTCGGACGAGAAGAAGGTTATGGAGCGCGTCCTCAACTCCTGCAAGGACACCAACCCGACGAAGAATAAGAAGTAG
- the mptB gene encoding polyprenol phosphomannose-dependent alpha 1,6 mannosyltransferase MptB — translation MRAPKELAHRLTTPGAHDAPLSPKLLDYVNNHRLRTLIIGTIGSIMVTLGSYAVGWLADSSSFWRYDTIRAIRFEAAWVITGIIMLALGAMIMCREWLRIYQKMGDWDEPNTMRWMIAVITSWSLPQVFAFTIYSRDMFSYYGQGMVMAHGLNPYKHGVSEISNFMQNGADPMWAESPPPYGPVSLKLEEWIVRLAGENIDLSLFYFRLLSVLAVIGILFYVAKLAQAHGFNQVRALWQIGPNPLFIASFIASGHNDSLMTMFMLGGLYYAKRYRDTWWGGPLGVTFVALGVAVKPLALVVLPFVGLLWAGKNASWPRKFIFWALAGVLLLAEMALMGWATGLEFGWIKALSTTGGQYIWYTPFGLVIGAASLFVQGDAFDVIRKLIETVGKGIGMLGAMAMAFVGRDRNIVRHAGLAILFMLLCSPMIQPWYLLWAIPMLAATGLRSHFQLMWYFITTLFFIAYGVSDQLNVSPYLRDFNQDMGRLIATVICLGYIIYLVALDPATRRLVYVSLHPTQIRRTTIRLWWQLFPGASSRRARRREVKKAEREATKVGS, via the coding sequence ATGCGCGCACCAAAGGAGCTAGCACACCGGCTCACCACACCCGGCGCACACGACGCACCTCTCTCACCCAAACTCCTGGACTACGTCAATAATCACCGTCTGCGCACGCTGATTATCGGCACCATCGGCTCCATCATGGTCACCCTCGGTTCCTACGCCGTCGGCTGGCTCGCCGACAGCTCCAGCTTCTGGCGCTACGACACTATCCGCGCCATCCGATTTGAAGCCGCATGGGTCATCACTGGCATCATCATGCTCGCCCTCGGCGCCATGATCATGTGCCGCGAATGGCTGCGCATCTACCAGAAAATGGGCGACTGGGACGAGCCCAACACCATGCGTTGGATGATTGCCGTCATCACCAGCTGGTCCCTGCCGCAGGTCTTCGCCTTCACCATCTACAGCCGCGACATGTTCTCCTACTACGGCCAGGGCATGGTCATGGCGCACGGCCTCAACCCGTACAAGCACGGTGTCTCCGAAATCTCGAACTTCATGCAGAACGGTGCGGACCCCATGTGGGCGGAATCCCCGCCCCCGTACGGACCGGTCTCCCTCAAGCTCGAAGAGTGGATTGTGCGCCTGGCGGGGGAGAACATCGACCTCTCCCTCTTCTACTTCCGCCTGCTCTCCGTGCTCGCGGTCATCGGCATCCTCTTCTACGTGGCAAAACTCGCCCAGGCGCACGGCTTCAACCAGGTCCGCGCCCTCTGGCAGATCGGCCCGAACCCGCTGTTCATCGCATCGTTCATCGCCAGTGGCCACAACGACTCGCTCATGACCATGTTCATGCTCGGCGGCCTCTACTACGCCAAGCGCTACCGCGACACCTGGTGGGGCGGTCCGCTCGGCGTGACCTTCGTAGCCCTCGGTGTTGCCGTCAAGCCGCTCGCCCTCGTGGTGCTGCCCTTCGTGGGTCTGCTCTGGGCGGGTAAGAATGCCTCCTGGCCGCGCAAGTTCATCTTCTGGGCGCTCGCCGGCGTGCTGCTGCTCGCCGAAATGGCGCTCATGGGCTGGGCAACCGGACTGGAATTCGGCTGGATCAAGGCACTGTCCACCACCGGCGGCCAGTACATCTGGTACACCCCCTTCGGCCTGGTCATCGGCGCCGCCTCCCTGTTCGTTCAGGGCGACGCCTTCGACGTGATCCGCAAGCTCATCGAGACCGTCGGCAAGGGCATCGGCATGCTTGGCGCCATGGCAATGGCATTCGTCGGACGCGACCGCAACATCGTGCGCCACGCCGGCCTCGCGATCCTGTTCATGCTCCTGTGCAGCCCCATGATTCAGCCCTGGTACCTGCTCTGGGCCATCCCGATGCTCGCCGCAACCGGCCTGCGCTCGCACTTCCAGCTCATGTGGTACTTCATCACCACGCTGTTCTTCATTGCGTACGGCGTGAGCGACCAGCTGAACGTGTCGCCCTACCTGCGCGATTTCAACCAGGACATGGGCCGACTCATTGCGACGGTCATCTGCCTGGGCTACATCATCTACCTGGTCGCCCTCGACCCGGCAACCCGCCGCCTGGTGTACGTGAGCCTGCACCCCACGCAGATTCGCCGCACCACCATCCGCCTGTGGTGGCAGCTGTTCCCCGGCGCATCAAGCCGCCGTGCACGCCGCCGCGAGGTGAAGAAGGCAGAACGGGAAGCCACCAAGGTAGGCTCCTAG
- the orn gene encoding oligoribonuclease, which produces MSISSERIVWIDCEMTGLDVENDALVEVGVLVTDADLNILGSGVEFVIKPGDESPAGALENMNDFVRSMHEASGLLPDIEHGVSMDYAQEQVLRYIKKCVPVAGKAQLGGNSVGMDKRFLERYMPEVMAHLHYRVIDVSTIKELAARWYPAARHSAPAKTGNHRALGDIKDSIDELKYYRRAIFVPQGPDAIASAQIAREVEAERAAREAAEREAEASEA; this is translated from the coding sequence GTGAGTATTTCTAGTGAACGTATTGTATGGATTGACTGCGAGATGACCGGCCTGGACGTGGAGAATGACGCTCTCGTCGAGGTGGGCGTTCTGGTCACGGATGCCGATTTGAACATTCTGGGTTCTGGCGTTGAGTTCGTCATTAAGCCCGGTGATGAGTCTCCTGCCGGTGCGCTGGAGAACATGAATGACTTTGTGCGTTCGATGCATGAGGCGTCGGGTCTGCTGCCCGATATTGAGCACGGTGTGTCGATGGATTACGCGCAGGAGCAGGTGCTTCGCTACATCAAGAAGTGTGTTCCGGTGGCGGGCAAGGCGCAGCTGGGCGGCAACTCGGTGGGCATGGATAAGCGCTTCTTGGAGCGCTACATGCCCGAGGTCATGGCGCACCTTCACTACCGTGTGATTGATGTGTCGACCATTAAGGAGCTGGCGGCGCGCTGGTACCCGGCGGCTCGTCACAGCGCCCCGGCGAAGACCGGTAACCACCGCGCACTGGGTGATATCAAGGACTCGATTGATGAGTTGAAGTATTACCGCCGCGCTATTTTTGTGCCGCAGGGCCCTGATGCGATTGCTTCGGCGCAGATTGCGCGCGAGGTGGAGGCTGAGCGTGCCGCCCGCGAGGCGGCTGAGCGCGAGGCTGAGGCATCCGAGGCGTAA
- the def gene encoding peptide deformylase produces the protein MAIRPIVIHGNPVLHRPAAPVTEFNDELKELVADMYETMDASNGVGLAAPQIGVGLRIFTYKMENEDGVPPRGCIINPVLTLGKISTADPDPYEEEEGCLSFPGYGFPLKRAEWVTVNGLDEHGNPVQFEATGWFARCMQHETDHLDGKLYVNRLNKKWTGKMKKVVKKEGWTVDGNSWMPGVDPDPFGH, from the coding sequence GTGGCTATTCGCCCCATCGTTATTCACGGCAACCCCGTTCTGCACCGCCCCGCGGCACCCGTCACCGAGTTTAATGATGAGCTCAAGGAGCTCGTGGCTGACATGTACGAAACCATGGACGCATCCAACGGTGTGGGCCTGGCGGCACCGCAGATCGGTGTGGGCCTGCGCATCTTCACCTACAAGATGGAGAATGAGGACGGCGTTCCCCCGCGCGGCTGCATCATCAACCCGGTACTGACCCTGGGCAAGATTTCTACCGCCGACCCGGACCCGTACGAGGAGGAAGAGGGCTGCCTGTCCTTCCCCGGTTACGGCTTCCCCCTCAAGCGCGCCGAGTGGGTGACTGTGAACGGTCTTGACGAGCACGGCAACCCCGTCCAGTTTGAGGCGACCGGCTGGTTCGCACGCTGCATGCAGCACGAAACCGACCACCTGGACGGCAAGCTGTACGTGAACCGTCTGAACAAGAAGTGGACCGGCAAGATGAAGAAGGTCGTGAAGAAGGAAGGCTGGACCGTCGACGGTAACTCGTGGATGCCCGGCGTGGATCCGGATCCGTTCGGCCACTAA
- a CDS encoding YaaA family protein, translating to MLILLPPSEGKTPAPAGNAPVCFADLSFPELTAERESVLEELTAVSSGPDALAELKVGTSLEAEVERNTRLLTEPAQPAIRTYTGVLFEALDYASFSPAERDAAHWSLLISSALWGILRPEDAIPAYRLSMGVKLGSVGALASFWKGALGTTLEATAKDQLILDCRSAAYAKSWVTPPAQTLAVRVERVAADGSRKVVSHMAKHYRGLFARYLIQSGLAARPIDGSTAGIAEFLEAVSEDWSVECTLPTARKAGVLTLLVHEQ from the coding sequence ATGCTGATTCTTCTTCCCCCCTCCGAAGGTAAAACTCCCGCCCCCGCAGGCAACGCGCCCGTCTGCTTTGCCGACCTCTCGTTCCCCGAACTGACGGCTGAGCGTGAGAGCGTCCTGGAGGAGCTGACAGCTGTCAGCTCGGGACCCGACGCCCTGGCGGAGCTCAAGGTGGGTACATCCCTCGAAGCAGAGGTGGAACGCAACACGCGCCTGCTCACCGAACCGGCGCAGCCCGCGATCCGCACCTACACGGGCGTACTCTTTGAGGCGCTGGACTACGCGAGCTTCTCCCCCGCCGAACGCGATGCCGCGCACTGGTCGCTACTGATTTCTTCGGCGCTGTGGGGTATTCTGCGCCCCGAGGACGCGATCCCCGCCTACCGCCTATCGATGGGCGTGAAGCTGGGTTCGGTGGGTGCGCTCGCATCCTTCTGGAAGGGTGCGTTGGGTACCACCCTGGAGGCGACCGCGAAGGACCAGCTGATTCTGGATTGCCGTTCTGCCGCCTACGCGAAGTCGTGGGTGACTCCCCCGGCGCAGACTCTGGCGGTTCGTGTGGAGCGTGTGGCGGCTGATGGGTCGCGTAAGGTCGTCTCGCACATGGCAAAGCATTACCGCGGCCTGTTTGCGCGCTACCTGATTCAGTCGGGTTTGGCGGCTCGTCCTATTGACGGCTCTACGGCGGGTATTGCCGAATTTTTGGAGGCGGTCAGCGAGGACTGGTCGGTGGAGTGTACCCTGCCGACGGCGCGTAAGGCGGGCGTTTTGACTCTGCTGGTGCATGAGCAGTAG
- a CDS encoding S-layer homology domain-containing protein produces the protein MSIFSSRRALFKGAAALTVAGALGAHHAGEQSAQAATLDVKTTPLTFKVTEASFDISGFNLSYEITGLQAVLDTGLYTPYIEAGYYTKEKGFRQFYFFSLEPKKRIENDVYIRHHIINRDITGGPNANYGIRLSLRPRREQYTILRTLEVRPTIDTEFAWAPFIVDIDMDGEYAPDIYRSCKAKVLLLDKDRCFHPQRAVTRGDLMDAIYRSARSPKVKLPARSPFPDLSPKDERYAAYIWAYQNGLTSGWSDGKMHPEAVASRATMAAFFYRYKHLPSSTGTRWYNPTTPADMKPGSPFFVECSWLHSSVNIDTSYYYKSKDFRPTKIATREELARVLSMLDMLDTIPNSPYLDD, from the coding sequence ATGTCTATTTTTTCCTCTCGTCGCGCCCTTTTTAAGGGTGCGGCAGCACTAACAGTCGCTGGCGCTTTGGGTGCGCACCACGCCGGCGAGCAGAGCGCCCAGGCTGCCACCTTGGACGTTAAGACCACCCCGCTGACGTTCAAGGTTACTGAGGCGTCATTTGATATTAGCGGCTTCAACCTCAGCTACGAGATTACCGGTCTGCAGGCTGTGCTTGATACCGGCCTGTACACCCCGTACATTGAGGCCGGCTACTACACCAAGGAGAAGGGCTTCAGGCAGTTCTATTTCTTCTCTCTTGAGCCGAAGAAGCGCATCGAGAATGATGTCTACATTAGGCACCACATCATTAATCGTGATATCACCGGCGGCCCGAATGCAAACTATGGTATTCGTCTGTCTCTTCGTCCGCGCCGTGAGCAGTACACCATTCTGCGCACTCTTGAAGTTCGCCCCACGATTGACACTGAGTTCGCGTGGGCACCGTTCATTGTGGACATTGATATGGATGGCGAGTACGCTCCCGATATCTACAGGTCATGTAAAGCGAAGGTTCTGCTACTCGATAAGGACCGTTGTTTCCACCCCCAGCGTGCGGTGACCCGCGGCGACCTGATGGATGCTATCTACCGAAGCGCCCGCTCGCCGAAGGTGAAGCTTCCTGCGCGTTCTCCTTTCCCGGATTTGTCCCCGAAGGATGAGCGTTACGCGGCGTACATTTGGGCGTATCAGAATGGTCTGACTTCCGGCTGGTCTGACGGTAAGATGCACCCGGAGGCGGTGGCTAGCCGCGCTACGATGGCTGCGTTCTTCTACCGTTACAAGCATCTTCCCTCCTCTACCGGTACCCGCTGGTACAATCCGACCACCCCTGCCGATATGAAGCCTGGTTCCCCGTTCTTCGTGGAGTGCTCGTGGCTGCACTCGTCGGTGAATATTGATACGAGCTATTACTATAAGAGCAAGGATTTCCGTCCGACCAAGATTGCTACCCGCGAGGAGCTGGCTCGTGTCCTGTCAATGCTCGACATGCTTGACACCATCCCCAATAGCCCTTATCTCGATGATTAG
- a CDS encoding S-layer homology domain-containing protein — protein sequence MMSSFFTPVRGTHRRVAGASLVLGLSPLLALTPVAAQPAPASPVNTQQATTQETPARQVPQVQGDNPTSELEKVDLKVTTGPLNISQGGIISVTTSPLSAEFRQKYTFHELALVERGSTYVHAGHHNYVPLTQYGGMVSDLKQQGNVRENPDGSLTFTLVVPAHVVEAPEGTLFDTVLTYYPSNEYAPDPLTWSNRRVIRTPTDVVQDAKPTKTTYLFSSPSIEHPEEDTTLTVEGFHILSKSTILGPEGPAVLTLFEVDPVTGRGIGSPVFTQNLNYTRCDQYCDTFLNDHFSTAITIPGGTLKAGRQYRIGFYGGGLPDPTSEEYPGAWMTDVADFIPVGTPEQDEAPTSIYVSGDKVSPYRENNTLKVTILGLPPLTKGYYRFSLQPIDDHGRPTGQKSWEKVIPAGNIQKGRTEQTLSLPGYALNFDVAYRLFVEKVTPNQGDGVDSVEQIASKDLDSDISQEREMEAARKWIVNRQILPDYPTDHDWESVNRRSVTVALYRLAGAPQVELPAASPYTDITPDDPDYTAIIWARQRGITFGWVDGRFHPNEPLSDRSTAAFLYRYQRARGEVSPSLPTSPSLPDSNPKKQTHFPLSSHWRLWISPETAFSRESSWAIEQRIWGYTPDQGYLYENFGGYKMSYRQVAVMLYRMEHGGSRLR from the coding sequence ATGATGTCCTCTTTCTTTACGCCTGTTCGTGGCACGCACCGAAGGGTTGCGGGTGCTTCCTTGGTTTTGGGTTTGTCTCCGCTGCTGGCTTTGACGCCGGTGGCGGCTCAGCCGGCGCCCGCCTCCCCTGTGAACACGCAGCAGGCAACTACTCAAGAAACACCGGCCCGTCAGGTGCCTCAAGTGCAGGGTGACAATCCCACCTCTGAACTGGAGAAGGTTGATTTGAAGGTCACGACAGGCCCCCTCAACATTTCTCAGGGCGGTATCATTTCGGTAACGACCTCTCCGTTGAGCGCTGAATTCCGTCAGAAGTACACGTTCCACGAGCTCGCGTTGGTGGAACGGGGTTCCACGTACGTCCATGCCGGGCATCATAATTATGTTCCCCTCACTCAGTACGGTGGGATGGTTAGTGACCTCAAGCAGCAGGGTAATGTGCGAGAGAACCCGGATGGTAGCCTCACCTTCACGCTCGTTGTTCCCGCCCATGTTGTTGAGGCTCCAGAGGGGACTCTCTTCGATACGGTACTGACGTACTACCCGTCGAATGAGTATGCGCCGGATCCGTTAACGTGGTCGAATCGCCGGGTAATCCGTACTCCTACCGATGTGGTGCAGGACGCTAAACCTACGAAGACCACCTACCTCTTCAGTTCACCTTCTATCGAGCATCCGGAAGAGGATACAACCCTGACGGTTGAGGGTTTCCACATCCTCTCGAAAAGCACCATTCTGGGTCCTGAAGGCCCGGCGGTCCTGACCCTTTTTGAGGTTGATCCGGTGACTGGGCGGGGTATTGGTTCACCTGTGTTTACTCAGAACCTGAATTACACCAGGTGTGATCAGTACTGTGATACTTTCTTGAACGACCATTTCAGTACGGCTATCACGATTCCCGGGGGTACCCTCAAAGCGGGCAGGCAGTACAGGATTGGTTTCTACGGCGGTGGTCTTCCTGACCCGACTTCGGAGGAATACCCTGGTGCGTGGATGACCGATGTGGCAGATTTCATCCCGGTAGGTACCCCGGAGCAAGATGAAGCTCCCACCAGCATCTACGTCTCAGGAGATAAGGTGAGCCCTTATCGCGAGAATAATACTTTGAAGGTGACTATTTTGGGTCTGCCGCCGCTGACCAAGGGTTACTACCGTTTCTCCTTGCAGCCGATTGATGATCATGGCCGTCCGACCGGGCAGAAGTCTTGGGAGAAAGTGATTCCTGCCGGGAACATTCAGAAGGGTCGTACGGAGCAGACGCTTTCTCTCCCTGGCTATGCCCTGAATTTTGATGTGGCCTATAGGCTCTTTGTGGAGAAGGTAACCCCGAATCAGGGTGATGGTGTCGATTCGGTTGAGCAGATTGCTTCCAAAGACCTGGACTCGGATATCAGTCAGGAACGGGAGATGGAGGCTGCCAGGAAGTGGATTGTGAACCGTCAAATTCTACCGGACTACCCCACTGATCACGATTGGGAATCAGTGAATCGCCGTTCTGTGACGGTGGCGTTGTACCGGTTAGCGGGTGCGCCGCAGGTTGAGCTTCCGGCAGCCAGCCCTTACACGGATATTACGCCGGACGACCCTGACTATACCGCTATTATTTGGGCTCGTCAGCGGGGTATTACGTTCGGCTGGGTTGATGGTCGATTCCACCCGAATGAGCCGCTTTCGGATCGTTCCACGGCCGCGTTCCTCTACAGGTATCAGCGAGCCCGTGGGGAGGTGTCGCCAAGCTTACCAACGTCTCCTTCACTGCCGGACTCTAACCCGAAGAAACAGACGCATTTCCCGCTTAGCTCTCATTGGCGGCTCTGGATCAGCCCGGAGACTGCTTTTTCACGTGAGTCTAGCTGGGCTATTGAGCAACGTATCTGGGGTTACACTCCTGATCAAGGTTACCTCTATGAGAACTTTGGTGGCTACAAGATGTCGTACCGTCAGGTGGCTGTGATGCTGTACCGTATGGAGCACGGCGGCAGCCGCCTCAGGTAA